A section of the Solitalea canadensis DSM 3403 genome encodes:
- a CDS encoding acetyl-CoA carboxylase carboxyltransferase subunit alpha: protein MKPTFDFEKPIAILMEELEKVKQAQEKTKVDFSATIREIEAKIDQTQKDVYNNLTGWQKVQMSRHPERPQTLDYIAMMCEDFIELHGDRTVKDDKAIVGGFATIDGKPVMIIGHQKGKNTKERQFRNFGMANPEGYRKALRLMRMAEKFNVPVVCLIDTMGAYPGLEAEERGQGEAIARNLLEMSVLKVPILCFIVGEGASGGALGIGIGDRVYMLEYSWYSVISPESCSSILWRSWDYKEKAADALKLTADDMYANKLIDGIIKEPLGGAQNDPAAIASTLKQQIVSDLETLTKKDIKKVVSERIDKFSSMGVVNEH, encoded by the coding sequence ATGAAACCAACTTTTGATTTTGAAAAGCCGATTGCCATATTGATGGAAGAGCTGGAAAAGGTTAAGCAGGCACAAGAAAAAACCAAAGTAGATTTTTCGGCAACCATACGTGAAATAGAAGCAAAAATAGATCAAACACAAAAAGACGTGTATAATAACTTAACAGGTTGGCAGAAAGTACAAATGTCGCGTCATCCGGAGCGTCCACAAACGCTTGATTATATAGCGATGATGTGTGAAGATTTTATTGAGCTACACGGTGATCGTACGGTAAAGGACGATAAAGCTATTGTAGGGGGCTTTGCAACGATTGATGGTAAACCAGTAATGATTATTGGTCATCAAAAGGGAAAAAATACAAAGGAGCGTCAATTCCGAAACTTCGGCATGGCAAATCCGGAAGGTTATCGTAAGGCATTGCGTTTAATGCGCATGGCAGAGAAATTTAATGTTCCTGTTGTTTGCTTAATTGATACAATGGGTGCATACCCAGGCCTTGAAGCCGAAGAACGTGGACAAGGTGAAGCTATTGCACGTAATTTACTTGAAATGTCGGTACTAAAAGTTCCGATTCTTTGTTTCATCGTTGGTGAAGGAGCTTCTGGTGGTGCATTAGGTATAGGAATTGGCGATAGAGTTTACATGTTGGAATATTCATGGTATTCGGTGATTTCTCCTGAATCATGTTCTTCTATTTTGTGGAGAAGCTGGGATTATAAGGAGAAGGCAGCAGATGCATTAAAGTTAACAGCAGATGATATGTATGCTAACAAACTTATCGACGGTATCATCAAAGAACCATTGGGTGGAGCTCAAAATGATCCGGCTGCAATTGCGTCTACTTTAAAACAACAAATCGTTTCAGATCTGGAAACGTTAACTAAAAAAGATATTAAAAAAGTAGTTTCTGAACGTATCGATAAATTCTCGTCAATGGGAGTTGTTAATGAGCATTAA
- a CDS encoding RNA polymerase sigma-70 factor — MTSDNENGALSDEQIAERLLERDHSVFTSLYRNYFQNLLMLAHKYVKDQLQAEEIIQDVFLRLWESPIALENPAAMRSYLYRAVINQSINHINKQKNISKHHSIIAEQLTEEYIDTLHEENELKLLIHREIELLPEQCKKVFKMSRFDHMKYREIAQELNIAEKTVENHIKNALKTLRERLFIDTENGNKHYSVRLKMSIAFLLLCEKTRN, encoded by the coding sequence ATGACATCAGACAATGAAAATGGAGCATTATCCGATGAGCAAATAGCAGAAAGATTATTAGAAAGAGATCATTCGGTATTTACAAGCTTATACCGCAATTACTTTCAAAACTTATTAATGCTGGCTCATAAATATGTTAAGGATCAATTACAGGCTGAAGAAATCATTCAAGATGTATTTTTGCGGCTCTGGGAGAGTCCTATTGCCCTTGAAAATCCTGCAGCAATGCGCTCCTATTTATATAGAGCTGTTATCAATCAATCTATTAATCATATCAACAAGCAGAAAAACATTTCAAAACATCATTCTATTATTGCTGAACAATTAACAGAAGAATATATCGATACCCTTCATGAGGAAAATGAACTAAAACTGTTAATACACCGTGAAATAGAACTTTTGCCTGAGCAATGCAAAAAGGTATTCAAGATGAGTCGTTTTGATCATATGAAATACCGTGAAATTGCACAGGAACTTAATATTGCAGAAAAAACAGTAGAAAATCATATTAAAAATGCACTTAAAACCTTGCGTGAGCGTTTATTTATTGATACCGAGAATGGTAATAAACATTACTCTGTTCGTTTAAAAATGTCGATTGCATTTCTATTGCTTTGCGAAAAAACTCGAAACTAA
- a CDS encoding FecR family protein, with protein sequence MDINNNMLDKIVQWFNAPTNKELEQAIANWRNESKQNEEAFQQLLTVWQFSEKTKVLDQVPVQQSTDTFSLLLEENSLSRQKRTRIISWIRSAAAAAIISGVGYWAYTSQEVNYLEKNTLAAIDSVRLSDGSMIYVAANSSIKYPEKLKGGFRKVYLNKGEAFFKVAKDSSHPFIVQMHEASVKVLGTSFNINTEASSIVLSVKTGKVGFTPSKSSTQTILIKGSGLVFNKATGTISPFQTQNRNEEAWLTQQLVFEDAPLADVCKSLESHYNVKIIIKANVSDYKKLNVRFDNSSLTEVLEILEATYPITISKEGDSVIIKGIH encoded by the coding sequence ATGGATATAAACAATAACATGCTGGATAAAATAGTGCAGTGGTTTAATGCTCCAACAAATAAAGAATTAGAGCAAGCGATCGCGAACTGGAGGAATGAATCAAAACAAAACGAAGAGGCCTTCCAGCAACTGCTAACCGTTTGGCAATTTTCAGAAAAAACCAAAGTTCTCGATCAAGTCCCTGTTCAACAGTCGACCGATACATTCTCGTTATTGCTTGAAGAAAACAGTTTATCACGTCAAAAAAGAACAAGAATTATCAGCTGGATTCGCAGTGCAGCAGCCGCAGCTATTATTAGTGGTGTTGGCTATTGGGCATACACTTCACAGGAAGTTAACTACCTTGAGAAAAACACATTGGCAGCTATAGATTCAGTTAGACTTAGCGATGGCTCAATGATCTATGTTGCGGCCAATAGTTCGATAAAATATCCTGAAAAACTTAAAGGAGGATTTCGTAAAGTCTACCTCAATAAAGGTGAAGCCTTTTTTAAGGTTGCTAAAGATTCATCACACCCTTTCATTGTACAAATGCATGAGGCAAGCGTAAAGGTATTAGGAACATCTTTTAATATAAATACCGAAGCAAGTTCAATTGTATTAAGTGTAAAAACCGGAAAAGTAGGTTTTACGCCCTCTAAAAGTTCTACCCAAACTATCCTGATAAAAGGGAGTGGCTTAGTATTTAATAAGGCAACCGGAACAATCAGTCCTTTTCAAACACAAAACCGTAACGAAGAAGCTTGGTTAACCCAACAACTTGTCTTCGAAGATGCACCGTTAGCAGATGTTTGCAAAAGCCTTGAATCCCACTACAATGTTAAAATTATCATCAAAGCCAACGTTTCTGACTATAAAAAGCTAAATGTAAGATTTGATAATAGTTCATTAACAGAGGTACTTGAAATACTCGAAGCAACTTATCCTATTACTATTTCAAAGGAAGGAGATAGTGTAATCATTAAAGGTATCCATTAA